From one Paenibacillus sp. FSL K6-1330 genomic stretch:
- a CDS encoding IS110 family transposase — protein MKFKQSVKQNQRIERITNHHLIIGIDIAKFKHVARATDYRGIERGSYLVFSNDLEGYEKLYQWMQALMLQFNKTDVIFGVEPTGHYWFNLAFWLKERLLELVLVNPFQVKRNKENRDNSPTKNDVKDALVIADMVKNGYYSETHIHAEPYRALRQLVGTRDFVTKQVSSVVNQMYRWTDMYFPEFQQVFKDITSKTALATLAEFAHPSDLRHLTVEDVIAGWRKRLKRAGSRKVSAALIHAAQRTAAIPNCVEEAKLSISLLLQQLQMYNDQLNQLEEKMSQLLRSIPTAKLLRTIKGMNDITLATLYSEAGDLGGFTHGNQVLRLAGLHLSENSSGTYKGEVKITKRGRPGLRKLLFMTVFHMVSINPEFRALHQYNKQVKNMKGMKSIMKLCGKLARMLVAMAKKHSVYDINKVTVAA, from the coding sequence ATGAAGTTTAAACAATCAGTTAAACAAAATCAACGAATTGAACGTATAACCAACCATCATCTCATCATTGGCATCGACATTGCAAAATTTAAACATGTCGCACGTGCGACAGACTATCGTGGCATTGAACGAGGTTCCTACCTTGTGTTCTCTAACGATCTCGAAGGATATGAAAAGTTATATCAGTGGATGCAAGCTCTAATGCTTCAGTTTAACAAGACCGATGTCATCTTCGGCGTTGAGCCAACCGGTCACTACTGGTTCAACCTAGCGTTCTGGCTTAAAGAGAGGCTGCTCGAGCTCGTTCTCGTTAACCCGTTTCAAGTGAAGCGTAACAAAGAAAACCGGGACAACTCTCCAACTAAAAACGATGTCAAAGATGCCTTGGTCATTGCCGACATGGTGAAGAATGGATACTATTCTGAAACTCATATTCACGCCGAGCCGTATCGGGCGCTTAGGCAGCTTGTGGGCACCAGAGACTTTGTGACCAAGCAAGTCTCCAGTGTCGTCAACCAGATGTATCGGTGGACTGACATGTACTTCCCTGAGTTTCAGCAGGTATTTAAGGACATCACCTCGAAGACGGCACTCGCAACGTTGGCCGAATTTGCGCATCCATCCGATCTTCGCCACTTAACGGTTGAAGACGTTATCGCCGGGTGGAGAAAACGACTGAAGCGCGCAGGCAGCCGTAAGGTATCCGCTGCCCTCATCCATGCGGCGCAACGGACAGCTGCCATTCCGAATTGTGTAGAGGAAGCAAAACTTAGTATATCGTTACTGCTGCAACAACTGCAGATGTATAACGACCAATTGAATCAACTGGAAGAAAAGATGAGTCAACTCCTTCGAAGCATTCCCACAGCAAAGCTCCTTCGTACCATTAAAGGCATGAATGATATTACGCTGGCTACGTTATACAGTGAAGCGGGTGATTTGGGCGGCTTTACTCATGGTAACCAAGTCCTTCGGTTAGCTGGCTTACATCTGTCCGAAAACAGCTCAGGTACCTACAAGGGCGAAGTGAAAATCACGAAGCGAGGGCGACCTGGACTGCGAAAACTTCTTTTCATGACGGTCTTTCATATGGTTTCCATTAATCCAGAATTTCGGGCGCTGCATCAGTACAACAAACAAGTGAAGAACATGAAAGGTATGAAGTCGATCATGAAGCTGTGCGGGAAGCTTGCTCGTATGCTTGTAGCTATGGCGAAGAAGCATTCCGTTTACGACATCAACAAAGTAACGGTCGCCGCTTAA
- a CDS encoding NAD(P)H-dependent oxidoreductase: MKTLVIVTHPSLETSVINKRWVEELKQYPELYTVHELHKVYPDGNMDVQKEQQLIESHSNLILQFPIYWFNCPPLLKKWLDEVFAYGWAYGSNGGDKLKKRKVGLAVSAGIKKEDYQENGRYRYTLAQILTPFETTFLYCDADYRSFFAFYGQEAAPGTNAPDMDLSSPHSALDTSAQDYLKFIDNL, encoded by the coding sequence TTGAAAACACTTGTTATCGTAACGCATCCAAGTCTGGAAACCTCGGTCATCAATAAGCGCTGGGTCGAGGAACTAAAGCAATATCCGGAGCTGTATACTGTTCACGAATTACATAAGGTTTACCCTGATGGAAACATGGATGTACAAAAAGAACAGCAGCTCATTGAATCGCATAGCAATCTTATTTTACAATTTCCTATCTATTGGTTTAATTGTCCGCCACTCCTCAAAAAGTGGCTTGACGAGGTATTCGCTTACGGGTGGGCTTACGGTTCAAATGGAGGCGATAAGTTAAAGAAACGCAAAGTTGGATTAGCGGTTTCGGCTGGAATAAAAAAAGAAGATTATCAGGAAAACGGAAGGTATCGCTACACGCTTGCACAGATATTAACCCCTTTTGAAACGACCTTCCTCTACTGCGATGCAGATTATCGTTCGTTCTTTGCGTTTTACGGACAAGAGGCTGCTCCTGGAACTAATGCGCCTGACATGGACCTATCGTCCCCTCATAGCGCATTGGATACAAGTGCACAGGATTACTTAAAGTTCATAGATAACCTGTGA
- a CDS encoding MMPL family transporter, with the protein MAAFLYKLGILAARNRKKVLSGSLAVLIIAVSVGLGMGVHLNGEMTIPGTKSEEAMKVLKEEFSQGEGTEGGTIQVIFKAPDGQTLESESTQKMIAKTLESISKDSEIASIVSPYEAGTISYKKEIGYAVITYKSEALQVTDASKELVLESVEKARKEGLQAELGGSVELSELEIGGISEIIGIIAAFMILAITFTSLLAAGLPILTAVIGLGIGVMSVIIASNFIEMASFSLILAIMLGLAVGIDYGLFIISRYRQNLVEGKGVEESIAHANATAGSAVIFAGLTVIIALAGLSVTGIPFITVMGVAGAFTVLVAVIISVLVVPALLGFAGERIRPKSKTASIQDPPKVIEQSNRWGRTITKYPLPIALAGILLLGAISLPALHLQTGLPDKGSKSIETTERRGYDLIAEGFGPGMNGPLAIILKAESIDDAQATFAKVGKNLSELPNVAMATPPVSNATGKVAMVTIIPGTDPKSEKTTELVHSIRDKAAKIKQQDQVEVMVTGATAVNIDISEKLNEALPRFAALIVGLALILLMMVFRSVLVPIKAVLGYLLTLTATLGFVVFVVQDGNLAKFFDIPAAGPVLNFLPILTAGILFGLAMDYEVFLVSRMREEFNHSGNAKNAVLSGLKNSGSVVTAAGLIMIAVFASFIFVEDVMIKSMGLALAFGILFDAFIVRLTIVPAVMTLMGRSAWYLPKWLGRILPNIDVEGESIEKEPKSKKEIAS; encoded by the coding sequence TTGGCAGCATTTTTGTATAAACTTGGAATTTTAGCTGCTCGAAACAGAAAGAAGGTCTTGTCTGGAAGTTTAGCGGTTCTCATCATCGCCGTTTCAGTTGGTCTCGGCATGGGTGTCCATTTAAACGGTGAAATGACCATTCCTGGCACAAAATCTGAGGAAGCGATGAAAGTATTAAAAGAAGAATTTTCGCAAGGAGAAGGTACTGAAGGCGGGACGATTCAAGTAATTTTCAAGGCTCCTGACGGTCAAACGCTGGAATCGGAATCAACGCAAAAAATGATCGCCAAGACGCTTGAGTCAATATCTAAAGACTCTGAGATTGCATCGATCGTAAGCCCATACGAGGCAGGTACAATCAGTTATAAAAAAGAGATTGGATATGCGGTAATCACGTACAAATCAGAGGCTTTGCAAGTCACGGATGCATCTAAAGAGCTCGTGTTGGAAAGTGTAGAGAAAGCACGTAAAGAGGGCTTACAGGCTGAACTCGGAGGAAGCGTCGAACTCTCCGAACTTGAAATAGGAGGAATCTCCGAGATCATTGGCATTATTGCCGCATTTATGATCCTGGCCATTACATTCACATCCTTGCTCGCAGCCGGGTTGCCTATACTAACAGCCGTAATCGGACTTGGAATAGGCGTCATGTCCGTCATTATTGCTTCCAATTTTATCGAAATGGCGTCGTTCTCTTTAATACTTGCCATCATGCTTGGATTAGCCGTCGGAATTGACTATGGCTTATTCATTATTTCGAGATACAGACAAAATCTTGTGGAAGGTAAAGGTGTTGAGGAGTCCATTGCGCATGCAAATGCTACCGCCGGCAGCGCTGTTATTTTCGCCGGATTGACGGTTATTATAGCACTTGCCGGATTATCCGTAACGGGAATTCCGTTCATCACGGTAATGGGCGTAGCGGGAGCATTCACGGTACTTGTGGCCGTAATAATTTCCGTCCTCGTCGTTCCTGCGCTTCTTGGATTTGCGGGTGAACGGATTCGTCCGAAGTCGAAAACGGCTTCCATTCAGGATCCCCCTAAAGTCATCGAACAATCGAATCGGTGGGGACGAACGATAACGAAGTATCCATTACCTATCGCACTTGCAGGCATTTTGCTGTTAGGAGCCATAAGTCTGCCTGCACTGCATTTGCAAACGGGCCTTCCGGATAAAGGTTCAAAATCAATCGAAACAACGGAACGCCGCGGTTATGATTTGATAGCGGAAGGGTTTGGGCCTGGTATGAACGGACCGCTCGCTATTATTCTTAAAGCAGAGTCAATAGATGACGCGCAAGCGACATTTGCTAAGGTAGGGAAGAATCTAAGCGAGCTGCCGAATGTGGCAATGGCAACTCCGCCGGTCTCGAACGCAACGGGCAAAGTAGCCATGGTAACGATCATCCCTGGAACCGATCCGAAAAGTGAGAAAACAACCGAATTGGTTCATTCGATCCGCGATAAGGCGGCCAAAATTAAGCAACAGGATCAAGTTGAGGTTATGGTTACGGGTGCAACGGCTGTGAATATCGATATATCTGAGAAATTAAATGAGGCTTTGCCTAGATTTGCAGCTCTGATTGTGGGACTGGCTTTGATTCTACTTATGATGGTATTCCGGTCCGTCTTAGTTCCGATCAAAGCCGTGCTAGGTTATCTCCTTACGCTTACGGCAACACTCGGATTCGTCGTTTTTGTCGTTCAGGACGGTAACCTGGCCAAGTTTTTCGATATTCCTGCAGCCGGTCCTGTATTAAACTTCTTGCCCATTCTGACTGCAGGCATACTATTCGGCTTGGCCATGGATTATGAAGTGTTTCTGGTCAGTCGCATGCGCGAAGAATTTAACCATTCGGGAAATGCGAAAAATGCCGTACTCTCCGGACTTAAAAATAGCGGCAGCGTTGTAACGGCCGCTGGTCTCATCATGATTGCCGTGTTCGCAAGTTTTATCTTCGTCGAAGATGTCATGATTAAATCAATGGGTTTGGCATTAGCTTTCGGCATATTGTTCGATGCATTTATCGTAAGGCTGACGATCGTGCCAGCGGTCATGACCCTCATGGGCCGCTCGGCATGGTATCTGCCGAAATGGCTTGGACGCATATTACCAAATATCGATGTTGAAGGCGAGTCCATTGAGAAAGAACCGAAGAGCAAAAAAGAAATCGCCTCGTGA
- a CDS encoding sensor histidine kinase, whose translation MIVQVLHEPSIISLTFFSGLMLLHASLIWHFSSLTEKYPWVYFMIQGLIILGCSLIMDQATFMLLLGMYPVLTGQSVGVYYQRIKMVMLSVFYYVLFLSTFFIMEQCELLILMSILYIMMTVIFVSFADLFLKQVHARKRTQTFLEDLERAHRKVEELTLANERQRMARDLHDTLAQGLAGLIMQLDAVDAHLTKGNSKRAQEIVQHSMIHAKKTLSEARLAIDNLRSKTLATADFSDAIRDEIERFQNATGIQVFLDMSMDGSIPELMMEHGLYIIGECLTNVARHAEASHVWVYIRIEDEIMNLEIKDDGKGMTSNKKGSMSGHYGLIGMKERVRILGGSLIITNNIPRGTLIKIDTSDEKGESPDDI comes from the coding sequence ATGATTGTACAGGTTCTGCACGAGCCGTCGATTATTTCTTTGACCTTCTTTTCGGGATTGATGCTGCTCCACGCCTCATTAATTTGGCACTTCTCATCTCTTACTGAAAAATATCCTTGGGTTTATTTCATGATTCAAGGTCTCATAATTCTGGGATGTTCGCTTATTATGGATCAGGCAACTTTTATGTTATTGCTTGGGATGTATCCCGTGTTGACTGGCCAAAGCGTCGGGGTCTACTATCAAAGAATCAAAATGGTTATGCTGTCCGTTTTCTATTATGTGTTATTCCTATCGACTTTCTTCATTATGGAACAATGTGAATTGTTGATTTTAATGTCGATCTTGTACATAATGATGACCGTCATTTTCGTTTCTTTTGCCGATTTATTTTTAAAGCAAGTTCATGCTCGGAAACGCACCCAAACTTTTCTTGAAGATCTAGAGCGTGCGCATCGCAAGGTTGAGGAATTGACATTGGCTAACGAACGTCAAAGAATGGCCAGGGATTTGCATGATACGCTGGCGCAAGGTCTGGCTGGTCTCATCATGCAGCTGGATGCGGTCGACGCACATTTGACGAAAGGCAATTCTAAACGGGCTCAAGAAATCGTCCAGCATTCCATGATTCATGCAAAGAAAACGTTATCGGAAGCAAGATTGGCCATTGATAATCTTCGTTCAAAAACGCTCGCGACGGCCGATTTCTCAGATGCCATTCGAGACGAAATAGAGAGGTTCCAGAATGCGACCGGCATTCAAGTATTTCTTGATATGAGCATGGATGGGAGCATCCCCGAGTTGATGATGGAGCATGGACTTTATATTATAGGCGAATGTTTAACCAACGTTGCCCGTCATGCTGAAGCCAGTCATGTCTGGGTATACATCCGCATAGAGGACGAGATTATGAATCTTGAAATAAAAGATGATGGGAAAGGCATGACTTCGAATAAAAAGGGCTCCATGTCTGGACATTACGGACTAATCGGCATGAAGGAGCGAGTTCGCATCTTGGGAGGATCGCTTATTATAACCAACAACATCCCTCGCGGAACTTTAATTAAAATTGATACATCTGATGAGAAGGGAGAGAGCCCTGATGATATATAA
- a CDS encoding response regulator transcription factor → MIYNVLIADDHLVVREGLKFIIETNDNFHVLGEAENGEEALRLLESLTPDVILMDLNMPKMSGLETMEELNKRNIDIPVVILTTYNEDELMISGLELGAKGYLLKDTGRDHLFRTIESAVRGDTLLQPEIMARVFAARNKREDALDSSSDQTVLSEKERIVLRAIALGYRSKEIAGDMGISERTVKAHLTNIYNKLGVNSRSQAVAVAVEQGIVQL, encoded by the coding sequence ATGATATATAACGTGCTTATCGCCGATGACCATCTTGTGGTAAGGGAAGGGCTAAAATTCATTATTGAGACGAATGATAATTTTCATGTTCTCGGAGAAGCGGAAAACGGTGAGGAGGCCCTGAGATTATTGGAGTCGCTAACACCGGACGTCATTCTTATGGACTTAAATATGCCTAAAATGAGCGGATTAGAGACCATGGAGGAATTAAATAAAAGGAACATCGACATCCCTGTCGTTATATTGACGACATATAATGAAGATGAACTGATGATAAGCGGACTGGAATTGGGGGCCAAAGGATATCTCTTGAAAGATACCGGCAGAGATCATTTATTCCGCACGATAGAGTCCGCGGTTCGCGGCGACACGCTACTGCAGCCTGAAATTATGGCAAGAGTATTCGCTGCAAGGAACAAACGCGAAGATGCACTTGATTCGTCTTCAGATCAAACGGTGCTCTCCGAGAAAGAGCGAATCGTTCTACGGGCCATTGCGCTCGGTTATCGAAGCAAAGAAATAGCCGGCGATATGGGGATATCCGAGCGTACAGTCAAAGCTCATTTGACGAACATTTATAACAAACTTGGAGTGAATTCCAGATCCCAAGCAGTCGCTGTCGCGGTCGAACAGGGTATCGTCCAGTTATAG
- a CDS encoding ZIP family metal transporter, with protein sequence MVDFFMNFNPIIQALLATLFTWGMTALGAAVVFFTKTLNQRLLDSMLGFAGGVMIAASYWSLLAPAIEMSEGNAIGNWFPAAFGFLLGGIFIWGIDKVLPHLHPNSPIGGAEGYNPKVRKRSTLLVLAITLHNIPEGLAVGIAFGALANGGTEASLVGALTLALGIGIQNFPEGVAVSMPLRGDGMSQRKSFFYGQFSGMVEPVAAVIGAVAVAFIEPMLPYALSFAAGAMIFVVAEEVIPSSQEKGNKDLASMSLMFGFVLMMILDVALG encoded by the coding sequence ATGGTAGATTTTTTTATGAATTTTAATCCCATTATCCAAGCATTACTAGCCACCTTGTTTACTTGGGGAATGACGGCGTTAGGGGCGGCTGTTGTTTTTTTTACAAAAACATTGAACCAGCGCCTGCTGGATAGTATGTTGGGTTTTGCTGGGGGTGTCATGATTGCGGCCAGTTACTGGTCCTTATTGGCTCCAGCCATCGAGATGTCAGAAGGCAATGCGATCGGGAACTGGTTTCCGGCTGCCTTCGGATTTTTATTAGGCGGAATCTTTATATGGGGAATCGATAAGGTATTACCCCATCTACATCCCAATTCTCCGATTGGAGGAGCGGAAGGATATAATCCAAAAGTCAGAAAACGGAGTACTCTACTGGTACTCGCCATTACCCTTCACAACATTCCGGAAGGGTTAGCGGTCGGGATCGCATTTGGCGCGCTTGCTAATGGAGGGACTGAAGCATCGCTGGTAGGCGCTCTGACGCTGGCCCTGGGAATCGGCATTCAAAACTTCCCGGAGGGCGTTGCAGTTTCCATGCCCCTACGAGGCGACGGAATGTCTCAGCGAAAGAGCTTTTTCTATGGACAGTTCTCGGGTATGGTGGAACCGGTTGCCGCGGTAATCGGCGCAGTAGCCGTCGCCTTTATAGAACCCATGCTGCCTTATGCATTGAGTTTTGCGGCCGGTGCTATGATTTTCGTTGTAGCCGAAGAGGTCATTCCAAGCTCACAAGAAAAAGGCAACAAGGATTTAGCGTCCATGAGTTTAATGTTCGGTTTCGTATTGATGATGATTCTTGATGTGGCGTTGGGGTAG
- a CDS encoding DUF4097 family beta strand repeat-containing protein: MQKKTGILIVVAGVLLLLFTMNPMNIFSNVQFGFSFDTKKINEEKIVAADDFRDLTLQTGSTDIEVTKGNSDEIKVRLNGKVSSKNVDQVKLKVEPNGDTLVIGVDVPDGIQFGIRILDIDLSVELPEKQWTAANIESGSGNLEIGSMHGDEVTIKASSGNVNVQDVKAGSLTVHTSSGNLKAKEIEAESLALESGSGNISAERYHATTLNFKNGSGYVELKDGESAVQGKAGSGNIRLESERLIYDTDLQAGSGNVTIDLVQEPSSLEVDYQGKSGNGNIQWDGIRYEVKDEGRLMGTFGSGDAVLKVRTGSGNFKLE; encoded by the coding sequence ATGCAAAAGAAAACAGGTATATTGATCGTAGTGGCCGGCGTACTGCTGCTGCTCTTTACGATGAACCCGATGAACATTTTTTCGAATGTTCAATTCGGATTTTCCTTTGACACCAAGAAAATTAATGAAGAGAAAATAGTGGCCGCTGATGATTTTCGGGATTTGACCCTACAGACTGGAAGCACTGACATTGAAGTCACTAAGGGAAATTCAGACGAGATTAAGGTTCGACTGAACGGAAAGGTAAGCTCGAAAAATGTAGACCAAGTGAAATTGAAGGTCGAGCCAAACGGCGATACGCTGGTGATCGGGGTCGATGTTCCTGACGGTATTCAGTTTGGCATACGTATACTGGATATCGATTTATCGGTGGAGTTACCGGAAAAGCAGTGGACAGCTGCAAACATTGAAAGTGGAAGCGGCAATCTCGAGATCGGTAGTATGCATGGAGATGAGGTCACGATCAAGGCAAGCAGCGGAAATGTTAATGTTCAGGATGTGAAGGCCGGCTCGCTGACGGTGCATACGAGCAGCGGTAATCTGAAGGCTAAAGAGATTGAAGCCGAGTCGTTAGCGTTAGAGTCAGGATCTGGAAATATATCGGCGGAACGCTATCATGCCACAACGCTGAACTTTAAAAATGGAAGCGGCTATGTTGAACTGAAGGACGGGGAGTCGGCCGTCCAAGGAAAGGCGGGCTCTGGAAACATACGCCTGGAGTCGGAGCGGTTAATCTATGATACCGACCTGCAAGCTGGAAGCGGGAACGTGACCATCGATCTGGTTCAAGAACCTTCCTCTCTGGAAGTTGATTATCAAGGAAAGTCCGGTAATGGGAACATACAGTGGGACGGAATACGATATGAGGTAAAAGACGAAGGCAGGCTGATGGGAACGTTTGGCAGCGGCGACGCAGTGCTGAAGGTTCGCACAGGCTCTGGAAACTTCAAGCTGGAATAA
- a CDS encoding serine hydrolase encodes MKPNKQSKSRTIRVLAASVLCASLLAFPADIFADTAKPASGTIATQHAGTPILSSKEVKAFTDAYFAKPHVSDMLAGALVVIVKDDKVLLNTGYGYADLESKKKIDPDRTLFRMASISKSITATAIMQLVEEGKIDLKQDITDYMPDVKITNNTGTPVTVEHLLTHTTGFDYTDSSSVPPHIVQKGEVPLADFIRFNAPAVVRTPGEVYRYDNLASSMQGYIVELVSGEPFEDYVKKHIFTPLKMEHAAFRMDDEIIANLATGYNAERHPYKPYPNIPTIAPEGGMFASGTDMANFITAHLNKGQFGSSRILKEETMRLMHQTHYDAAGLPLMSYGFESFMHSSHNGQTLIGKGGDLDGYHSWLWLLPDQNVGAMIVVNSDASTSIRAEFFTAFMDHFYPKKQVQKNDFLLNQEQLKKFEGIFRSLRTPIIATQVKAGQGELLVLDALGEHKLTPVGPLRFVDENGTPAAFKEDDNGNVAYMYYTAIDSMSEKLEEPAAYNDVPEGSPYAKDIYFVQSLKAFDENEQSSFRPNEPITRAEFVSAISRLAGMKPSEGTNSFKDMQGHPLAGYVQNVADMGGVTGTPTQNFEPDQPITRQEAAAIIWRVAHNALGAKAVPAKLSSKPAAWADEAVQFMVGSGMHGPEVTKDANGAVDYRPSDKLLRKEAAAIYARLIQQAFGF; translated from the coding sequence ATGAAGCCAAATAAACAAAGCAAATCTAGAACCATTCGTGTACTGGCAGCCTCCGTGCTGTGCGCTAGCCTGCTGGCTTTCCCTGCCGATATCTTTGCCGATACGGCAAAACCCGCCTCAGGTACAATCGCAACACAGCATGCGGGAACACCGATACTGAGCTCCAAAGAAGTCAAGGCGTTCACCGATGCCTATTTTGCCAAGCCTCATGTTTCAGACATGCTGGCTGGTGCGCTTGTTGTGATTGTAAAAGACGACAAGGTGCTGCTGAATACGGGCTACGGCTATGCCGACCTTGAATCCAAGAAAAAGATTGATCCTGATCGAACCTTGTTCCGCATGGCCTCGATATCCAAATCGATAACCGCGACGGCGATCATGCAACTGGTAGAGGAGGGAAAAATCGACCTGAAGCAAGACATAACCGATTATATGCCAGATGTTAAAATCACCAACAACACCGGGACGCCCGTCACCGTTGAGCATTTATTGACCCATACGACAGGCTTTGACTATACGGACAGCTCCTCGGTTCCGCCGCATATCGTTCAGAAGGGCGAGGTTCCGCTCGCCGACTTTATCCGGTTCAATGCGCCAGCTGTGGTTCGCACGCCCGGGGAGGTTTACCGGTATGATAATCTGGCCTCCTCCATGCAGGGCTACATTGTTGAGCTGGTATCAGGGGAACCGTTTGAGGATTATGTAAAAAAGCATATTTTCACCCCGCTAAAAATGGAACACGCTGCATTTCGGATGGATGATGAAATCATCGCGAACCTTGCCACAGGCTACAATGCCGAACGTCATCCGTATAAGCCATATCCGAACATACCTACTATCGCGCCGGAAGGCGGCATGTTTGCCAGCGGTACCGATATGGCCAATTTCATTACCGCCCACCTAAACAAAGGCCAGTTTGGATCTTCCCGCATCCTGAAGGAAGAAACGATGCGCTTGATGCATCAGACGCATTATGATGCAGCCGGCCTTCCGTTGATGTCATACGGTTTCGAGTCGTTTATGCACAGCAGCCACAACGGCCAAACCCTGATTGGCAAAGGTGGCGATTTGGATGGCTATCATTCCTGGCTTTGGCTCCTTCCCGACCAGAATGTCGGAGCCATGATTGTTGTTAACAGTGACGCGAGCACATCGATCCGAGCCGAATTTTTCACCGCATTCATGGATCATTTTTATCCGAAGAAACAGGTTCAGAAGAATGACTTCCTGCTCAATCAGGAGCAGCTCAAGAAATTCGAGGGCATATTCAGGAGCTTAAGAACACCGATTATCGCCACACAGGTGAAGGCTGGCCAAGGTGAGTTATTGGTCTTGGATGCATTGGGCGAACATAAACTCACGCCGGTGGGTCCGCTGCGATTCGTGGATGAGAACGGTACGCCGGCCGCCTTCAAGGAAGATGATAACGGCAATGTGGCGTATATGTATTACACGGCGATAGACAGCATGTCCGAGAAGCTCGAGGAGCCTGCTGCTTACAACGACGTCCCGGAAGGGAGTCCTTATGCCAAGGATATCTACTTTGTTCAGTCCCTCAAGGCTTTTGACGAGAATGAGCAATCCAGCTTCCGACCGAATGAACCGATCACGCGGGCAGAGTTTGTCAGTGCGATCAGCCGACTAGCCGGGATGAAGCCTAGCGAAGGCACGAATTCATTTAAGGATATGCAAGGGCACCCACTCGCTGGTTATGTGCAGAATGTCGCGGACATGGGGGGCGTCACAGGCACGCCGACCCAGAACTTTGAACCCGATCAGCCAATCACGCGCCAAGAGGCTGCTGCTATAATATGGCGTGTGGCACACAACGCGCTTGGCGCCAAGGCGGTTCCAGCTAAACTCAGCTCAAAACCGGCTGCCTGGGCAGATGAGGCCGTACAGTTCATGGTCGGATCCGGGATGCATGGACCCGAGGTGACAAAAGACGCAAACGGGGCCGTGGATTACCGGCCGTCCGATAAACTTCTGCGTAAGGAAGCTGCCGCCATTTATGCCAGACTGATTCAACAGGCTTTTGGTTTTTAA
- a CDS encoding alpha/beta hydrolase, with protein sequence MIVFLHGGGVSGWMWNKQLTYFEDSFCLIPDLPGHGRSPGRPPFSISRTAEQLNELVSTKADGREIVVFGFSLGAQILVEMICQRPHLIDYAIVNSALLRPMPAALKLIEPSVRLSFPLTRYRWFSRWQASALYVNEVDFEQYYTETLRMKRELLVSVLKENMSYSISPRIQESTTKLLVTVGEKERGSVKKSAEDLVQLSESSDGIIFPGVGHGIPLADPALFNRVVEHWLNTGTIPEGTPHL encoded by the coding sequence ATGATCGTATTTTTACATGGCGGTGGTGTGAGCGGCTGGATGTGGAACAAACAGCTTACCTATTTTGAAGACAGCTTCTGCCTGATTCCTGACTTGCCCGGACATGGGCGCAGCCCCGGCAGACCGCCTTTTTCCATAAGCCGCACCGCGGAGCAACTTAACGAGCTGGTATCAACTAAAGCTGACGGACGAGAGATTGTTGTTTTCGGCTTTTCACTAGGGGCACAAATTCTCGTGGAGATGATATGTCAACGACCCCACCTTATTGATTATGCCATTGTAAACAGCGCATTGCTGAGGCCGATGCCGGCAGCGCTTAAGCTGATTGAACCTTCTGTTCGATTAAGCTTCCCGTTAACAAGATACAGATGGTTTTCCAGATGGCAGGCAAGCGCGCTGTACGTGAATGAGGTTGATTTTGAACAGTATTACACGGAAACTCTGCGTATGAAGCGGGAGCTATTGGTTTCGGTGCTGAAGGAGAATATGTCCTATTCAATCTCTCCAAGGATTCAAGAATCAACAACGAAGCTATTGGTGACGGTTGGGGAGAAGGAGAGAGGCAGTGTTAAGAAATCGGCTGAGGATCTCGTGCAGCTGAGCGAAAGCTCTGACGGGATCATCTTTCCCGGTGTTGGGCACGGCATACCGCTTGCCGATCCGGCGCTGTTTAATCGGGTAGTGGAACATTGGCTTAACACCGGTACAATTCCGGAAGGTACTCCTCATTTATAG